The nucleotide window ATTCGTACGTACCGTCGTCGGTCCGGTAGAGGACCTCCGACGCGCGGTCCGGATCGACCTCGAACAGCACGTCGTAGAGGCCGGGGACGTCTTCGTCCGGCAGCCCGTCATTGTTCGTATCACGCGCCTCGACCGCGGCGGCGACGGTTTCGTTCTCGCTTGCGAGTTCGCGGATCACCGCGGGCGGGCCGTCGATCGCAGCCTGCCCGTTTGGTCGAACGACGATCGTGCCGTCGCCGTCGACGCCCGCGATCGCGTCGTCCATCGCGACGAGCGCCTCCGGATCGGTGACGTCGCCGCTATCACCGCGTATCAGAACCTGTGTCCGACTGTTCTCGCCGCGGTCGGCGAAGTTCGCGCCGAGGTACGCGGCGTCGTCGCTGATCGTGTAGGTTCCCGGCGCGAGCGGTCCGGGGAGGGATTTCGCCCACTCGGGAGCGTCCTCGGGGAGGAAATCAGCCTGATTGAACTCCGTATCGATTCCCGTCGCCCCGTAGGCCCCGCCGGCAGCCAAGAGGAGCGCGACGATCACGATCACAACCGGTGCGCGACGAGCTAACGTGACGAACTTCGAGAGCACGCGGTTGACGACGCTGGTCCCCGTTCCGAACGGCGGTTTCGCTCGATTGCGGCCGAACCGTGTCTCGAGGACGTCGTCGACCAGCACCTTGAGCGCGGGCACGAAGACGGCGAAGGCGACGAACGTCGCGAGAATGCCGCCGGCGCTCAAGATCGCGAAGTCCTGAATCGCCGGAAGCGGACTGACGACGTTCGAGAGGAAGCCGACACCGGTCGAGACGGTCGCCGCCGCGAGCGCGAGCACGACGCCCGCGAGCCCCATCGTCATGCCGGCTTTCGTTCCCAGTGCTGGCGCGTCGACGTCGGCCTCGAGACTGGTCGCCGTGCCGCCGTCGCTCGTCGCGTGGCCACCGGCTGAGATCTCGAGTTCGCTAGCTCTGGCCTCGCGATAGCGCATCACGACGTGGAGTGCGTAGTCGATACTCAGCCCTATCAGTAAGAAGGGGACGGCGATCAGCAACTGACTCGAGGGGATCTCGAGCCAGCCCTGGATGCCGGCGAGCCACGCCATCACGATCCCGATCCCGAGCAGGCCGATGAGGACGTCGACGACGTCCCGGTACGTGATCGCGAGCACGCCGAGGACGAGCACGAGCGCAACGGGTGTGATGATCGCGAAGCTGTCGCCGACCGCGCTCGACGACGCCGCGTCGGTGATCCCCTGCCCGAAGACGAACGCGTCGTCGAACCGCTCGTCGACGAGATCAGCGATCTCGACTTGCGCGTCGTAGGCTGCCTGCGGGTCCTCGTCGGGGCCGCTGTCGTCGACCTGGAAGATGAAGGTGATCCGTGACTCGGCTTCGGTCGAGCCCGGTTCGTAGCTCGTCGGCAGGAACTCGTAGGCGTCCTCGCCGCCCTGTTCGGCGTCGGGATCGAGGACCCGCTCGAGCAGCGCCTCGACTTCAGCGTCGTCCCGTGCTTCGAGCGCTGCGATCTGTTCCTCGAGCGTCGGTTCGCTCGTCTCCGGCGGCCCCTCGGCCGCCGCTCGATCCTCGAACACCGCAGCCGTTCCGACGATGTTCTCGAGACCGACGAAGCCCTCGTCCTCGAACGTCGCGTTCAACTCGTCGTCCTCACGGATCTCCTGTTGAAGGCGCAACCCCTCGAGTAACGACTCGCGCGTGAGAACGTCCCCGCCTTCGTCGCGGACGACGAGTTGGGCGACGACCCCGTCGTCGGTGCCGTAGGTCGCATCGATCTC belongs to Natronorubrum aibiense and includes:
- a CDS encoding efflux RND transporter permease subunit; this translates as MSGSIAARYADAIVSHSRLVVVLVLLLTGVVAGGAAIGESEDGEIGQFETDSEETAALEEIDATYGTDDGVVAQLVVRDEGGDVLTRESLLEGLRLQQEIREDDELNATFEDEGFVGLENIVGTAAVFEDRAAAEGPPETSEPTLEEQIAALEARDDAEVEALLERVLDPDAEQGGEDAYEFLPTSYEPGSTEAESRITFIFQVDDSGPDEDPQAAYDAQVEIADLVDERFDDAFVFGQGITDAASSSAVGDSFAIITPVALVLVLGVLAITYRDVVDVLIGLLGIGIVMAWLAGIQGWLEIPSSQLLIAVPFLLIGLSIDYALHVVMRYREARASELEISAGGHATSDGGTATSLEADVDAPALGTKAGMTMGLAGVVLALAAATVSTGVGFLSNVVSPLPAIQDFAILSAGGILATFVAFAVFVPALKVLVDDVLETRFGRNRAKPPFGTGTSVVNRVLSKFVTLARRAPVVIVIVALLLAAGGAYGATGIDTEFNQADFLPEDAPEWAKSLPGPLAPGTYTISDDAAYLGANFADRGENSRTQVLIRGDSGDVTDPEALVAMDDAIAGVDGDGTIVVRPNGQAAIDGPPAVIRELASENETVAAAVEARDTNNDGLPDEDVPGLYDVLFEVDPDRASEVLYRTDDGTYESARLLVNVQSDAPAQTVADDTRDVAAAISDSGVVTAVATGGPVTTAVVQDALLETLVQAFVVTLVVILVFLTALYWVRHRALSLGVVTLAPVVAALAWLLGTMALLDLPFNSETAVITSLAIGLGVDYSIHVGERFVAERDERDSLEDALAATITGTGGALLGSAATTAAGFGVLALALAPPLQRFGLVTGLSIIFAFIACLTVLPCLLVLRERVLERVGA